From one Acipenser ruthenus chromosome 21, fAciRut3.2 maternal haplotype, whole genome shotgun sequence genomic stretch:
- the LOC131699071 gene encoding transcriptional activator MN1-like → MFGLEQFEHQINSRNVGHGERNFNQPGLNMSAHYKNPTFHPSGPPGAVEQGMGTLNEPPMLGLNMNLNGEQYGFHPRGHNEIHAGGLQQQPMHSFFNNQQPHHGHPHGHHPHGHQHHPHFGGNFSGPDPSASCLHGGRLMGYNSSSMGPQQGFAEGFDPMAENQGAGGEGFGHQRPSNMPEFQHHNSQATNHAVPAPCLPLDQSPNRAASFHGVPSTTSSDAHSLEQRRMPAQAGVETLEYSYPSETPSGHFDMPVFSPSESDAQLPHYGAGRQVPGGNFPGNPAMPRAPGMPGISKVHHQQQHGVFFERFGNTRKMSVGMEPGINARHPLMQQQQGGLLARQNSCPPAIPRQPPTEASAPNPNLQDNGVMMPGQHNQFEYPIHRLENRSMHPYSDPMFNMQQQPPQHPPNQRLQHFDTPYLNVAKRPRFDFPNNHNPENCATWNSNMHNPPGMENHLSPSAYPGLPGEFTPPVPEGFPPGPPLQHAGPDQQSLQQRQNAAMMIKQMASRNQQQRMRQPSLQQLGHHGDVSQNSMVHGGQVGNMPQPNFERESGGRMANFDSQNPHMAQENTWFPGPHPPGEMLQRRMGTSNVPGEASPHEINMQQNGSNMLFRPGVNGMGMQEPMRMPGDGHVQALHSPGMQFGNNMGNLSQMQSPGAGVGLPNAPLDRRPPDFPTPPMGAQSGFPFSGANRPGAPHNNPPGVNASPGNYPPQSEFQQGQRSSVSKLGALSLGSFSKTNAKDNMFGQSCLAALSTACQNMIASLGAPNLNVTFNKKSQNEGKRKLSQTEQDINSTNAGATGNSSSGPEYFQSGASQNSQMPGAGNSNSKPSGQSGTNQPTQGEANLSPNYNMDATPANEGKSVTGSGSGRGRGRRKRDSGHVSPGIFFDKFSSDCGNPVVSPGQQGPPTSAVERGGGTPHDKPLTSPSWGKGSDLLLSDQPDLMSSLDSGIQSVTKSDSSSPHVDFPDDVSTNYGNEDEVSSSSDNNISKPNRSPLVTSSPKIQRGDHGLLNGQKQMGLGMLNNTTSTPDSYGLSSTGGGHPGTPGMEQVRTPSSTSTQDEIHPLEILQAQIQLQRQQFSISEDQPLAMKNKKPDCPSQNGDNELVNCVTDGGKNAMSTIDLDSLMAEQHATWYIPNDKSLMEGQEDDKSMAPWEKTKPQNNNKEAQDLPQNKPSAAGQNGSHVQCLSVHCNEDMGESKGRTPVPPWRSLHSDISNRFGTFVAALT, encoded by the coding sequence ATGTTTGGGCTTGAACAGTTTGAGCATCAGATCAATAGCAGAAACGTTGGCCACGGAGAGAGAAACTTTAACCAGCCTGGACTGAACATGAGCGCCCACTACAAGAACCCGACTTTCCACCCTTCAGGTCCGCCTGGAGCCGTGGAACAAGGCATGGGCACTTTAAACGAGCCCCCAATGCTGGGACTGAACATGAACCTAAACGGGGAGCAGTACGGCTTTCACCCTAGGGGACATAATGAAATACACGCAGGGGGGCTGCAGCAGCAACCCATGCACAGCTTTTTTAACAACCAGCAACCTCATCACGGGCACCCTCATGGCCACCACCCTCATGGCCACCAACACCACCCCCACTTCGGGGGCAATTTCAGTGGACCTGATCCCAGTGCATCTTGCCTGCATGGAGGTCGACTTATGGGctacaacagcagcagcatggGGCCCCAGCAGGGCTTTGCGGAGGGTTTTGACCCCATGGCAGAAAATCAAGGAGCAGGAGGTGAGGGGTTTGGGCACCAGCGGCCGAGTAATATGCCTGAGTTTCAGCACCATAACTCCCAAGCCACCAACCACGCAGTCCCGGCTCCTTGCCTCCCGTTAGATCAATCACCAAACCGGGCTGCCTCATTCCATGGCGTTCCGTCCACCACTTCATCGGATGCCCACAGTCTTGAGCAGCGGAGAATGCCTGCTCAAGCTGGTGTGGAAACCTTGGAATACAGTTACCCCAGCGAGACCCCTTCAGGACACTTTGATATGCCAGTGTTTTCCCCATCAGAATCTGATGCACAGCTTCCTCACTACGGGGCTGGCAGGCAGGTACCCGGTGGCAACTTTCCTGGCAATCCAGCTATGCCAAGAGCACCAGGCATGCCAGGCATCTCTAAAGTCCACCACCAGCAGCAGCATGGCGTTTTCTTTGAGAGGTTTGGAAACACTCGAAAGATGTCTGTGGGAATGGAGCCTGGCATCAACGCAAGGCATCCAttgatgcagcagcagcaggggggcTTGCTGGCCAGGCAAAACTCTTGTCCTCCAGCCATCCCTAGGCAACCGCCTACCGAGGCCAGtgctcctaaccctaacctgcaAGACAACGGGGTGATGATGCCAGGCCAACATAACCAGTTTGAATACCCCATTCACAGACTGGAGAACAGAAGTATGCATCCTTACAGTGATCCTATGTTTAATATGCAGCAGCAGCCACCTCAGCATCCACCAAACCAGAGACTGCAACACTTTGACACTCCCTATTTGAATGTGGCAAAGAGACCGAGGTTTGATTTTCCAAATAACCACAACCCTGAGAACTGTGCTACTTGGAACAGCAACATGCACAACCCGCCGGGCATGGAAAACCACTTATCTCCATCTGCCTACCCTGGTCTTCCTGGGGAGTTTACCCCTCCTGTTCCAGAGGGGTTCCCACCAGGTCCCCCTCTGCAGCATGCAGGCCCCGATCAGCAGTCTTTGCAGCAACGCCAAAATGCAGCAATGATGATTAAACAAATGGCTTCCAGAAACCAACAGCAAAGAATGAGGCAGCCTAGTCTCCAGCAGTTGGGTCACCATGGAGATGTCAGTCAAAACAGCATGGTGCACGGAGGCCAAGTGGGAAATATGCCTCAGCCAAATTTTGAAAGGGAAAGTGGGGGAAGGATGGCGAACTTTGATTCCCAGAACCCACACATGGCTCAGGAGAATACCTGGTTTCCAGGCCCCCACCCTCCTGGAGAAATGCTGCAGCGCAGGATGGGCACCTCCAATGTACCGGGGGAGGCCAGCCCACATGAAATTAATATGCAGCAGAATGGCTCAAATATGCTCTTTCGGCCTGGGGTCAATGGAATGGGCATGCAAGAACCTATGAGGATGCCAGGAGATGGACATGTACAGGCTTTGCATTCCCCTGGCATGCAGTTTGGAAATAATATGGGCAACCTCTCCCAGATGCAGTCTCCCGGGGCTGGGGTTGGGCTCCCAAATGCACCATTAGACCGAAGACCCCCGGACTTCCCCACGCCCCCTATGGGGGCACAGTCGGGTTTCCCTTTCAGTGGGGCAAACAGACCAGGAGCTCCCCACAACAACCCCCCAGGTGTGAATGCTTCCCCAGGCAACTATCCTCCCCAATCTGAGTTTCAGCAAGGCCAGCGCTCCTCTGTTAGTAAGTTGGGGGCACTTTCACTGGGGTCATTTAGTAAGACCAATGCAAAAGATAACATGTTTGGACAGAGCTGCTTGGCTGCCCTTTCGACAGCCTGCCAGAATATGATTGCCAGCCTGGGTGCCCCTAACCTCAATGTTACATTTAATAAGAAAAGCCAAAATGAAGGCAAGCGAAAGCTGAGTCAAACTGAGCAGGACATAAATAGCACGAATGCTGGAGCCACTGGCAACAGTAGCAGTGGGCCTGAATATTTCCAGAGCGGTGCCTCTCAGAACAGTCAGATGCCTGGCGCTGGGAATAGTAACAGCAAGCCCTCAGGTCAAAGTGGCACAAATCAGCCTACCCAAGGCGAAGCTAACCTCTCCCCAAACTACAATATGGACGCAACCCCAGCGAACGAAGGGAAGTCGGTGAcagggagtgggagtgggagggggagggggagaagaaAAAGGGACAGTGGGCATGTGAGCCCAGGAATTTTTTTTGACAAATTTTCCTCTGACTGCGGGAACCCGGTAGTAAGTCCGGGGCAGCAGGGCCCACCAACAAGTGCTGTAGAGCGGGGTGGTGGAACCCCCCATGATAAGCCCCTCACATCCCCCTCCTGGGGAAAGGGAAGTGACTTGCTGCTTAGCGACCAGCCGGACCTCATGTCCTCTTTGGACAGTGGGATTCAAAGTGTAACAAAATCGGACAGTAGCTCACCTCATGTTGATTTTCCAGATGATGTGAGCACAAATTATGGCAATGAAGATGAGGTGTCTTCTAGCTCAGACAACAACATATCCAAACCTAACAGGAGCCCTTTGGTCACCAGCTCCCCAAAAATACAGAGAGGTGACCATGGACTGCTTAACGGGCAGAAACAAATGGGTCTTGGTATGCTAAATAACACTACCTCTACCCCAGACAGCTATGGGCTCAGTAGCACTGGGGGCGGCCACCCTGGTACACCGGGCATGGAGCAGGTCCGCACCCCGTCTAGCACATCGACGCAGGATGAGATTCACCCTTTAGAGATCCTCCAAGCACAGATCCAACTCCAGAGGCAACAGTTCAGCATATCGGAAGACCAGCCTCTTGCTATGAAGAACAAAAAGCCAGACTGCCCCAGCCAGAACGGGGATAATGAGTTGGTCAATTGTGTCACGGACGGTGGCAAAAACGCAATGAGCACTATTGACCTTGACTCACTGATGGCAGAGCAACATGCTACCTGGTATATTCCCAATGATAAGTCCTTGATGGAGGGCCAGGAGGATGACAAATCCATGGCACCATGGGAAAAGACAAAACCTCAGAATAACAACAAAGAAG